From the genome of Paracidovorax avenae:
GGGCTTCATCCTGGGGCCCATGCTGGAGGAGAACTTCCGCCGTGCCATGCTGCTGTCGCGCGGCAGCTTCGGCGTGTTCATGTCGCGGCCGATCAGCGGCACGCTGCTCAGCCTGGTGGGTGCCTTCATCCTCTGGCAGGTCGTGGCCTTCTTCCGGCAGCGCAAGCAGCCGCAGGCACTACCCGTGCCCGTGGCGGAGCCGGGGGCCTGAACCTCCGGCGGGTGTCCGTTGGCGCCTGCCTCGCGGTGGGCGTCCATCAGGGTAAACAGGGGGCAGCGGAGCGGTGCCGCCTGCACGTGGCGGCGGCATGATCGGCGCTTTCGACAACGCGCAGGATTGCCCATGACCTCCTTCCATTCCAAGGCGGAGTCCCGCCCTTTTGTTGCCGGGCGCCGGCAATTGCTGGTCGCCGGGGCGGCAGCCGGCGGCCTGGGCCTGTGGCCCGGCCTCGCGGGGGCGCAGGCAGCGTGGCCTTCGAAGTCCTTGCGGTTCGTGGTGCCGTTCGCGCCGGGCGGCAGTTCAGAGATCGTCGCTCGCTCCACCGCCGCGGAGCTGTCCAGGACGCTGGGCCAGAACGTGTATGTGGACAACAAGCCCGGCGCCGCCGGCAACATCGCCATGTCCGAGGTGGCGCGTGCGGACGACCAGCACACGATCATCCTGGGGCACATCGGCACGCTGGCCGTCAACCCCTACATCTTCGACAGGCTGCCCTGGTCGCCGAAGGACTTCAAGCCCGTGAGCCTGCTGGCCAAGGTGCCCAGCCTCTACGTGGTGCACCCGGACGTGCCGGCGAAGAACCTGCGCGAGTTCATCGCCCACGCCAAGCGCAATCCCGGCAAGCTGAGCTACGGCTCCGCGGGCAACGGGAGCGCCGGGCATCTGGCGTTCGAGTACCTCAAGATGACCTCCGAGGTTTTCATGCTGCACGTGCCCTACAAGGGGACCGGCCCGATGCTCACCGACCTGCTTTCGGGCCGCGTGGATGCGTCCGCCATCGGTGCCGCCGCCATCATTCCCTTCATCAAGTCCGGCAAGGTCCGCTGCATCGCCACCGGGTCGGCGCAGCGCCTGCCGCAGCTGCCGGACGTACCCACCGTGGCCGAGCAGGGCTTCCCGGGTTTCGAGATGACCCAGTGGTACGGCATGCTCGCGCCCGCCAGCATGTCGCAGGACCATATCGACAAGCTCGCCGCGGAGACCATGAAGGCCGTCAAGGCACCCGAGTCGCAGCGCAGGCTGTCCGGCGACGCGGCCGAGGCGATCGGCGGCACGCCGGCGCAGTTCGCGCAGTTCATCGCGGCCGAGCAGGAGCGCTGGAAGAAAGTCATCGCGCGGGCGCAGATCAAGCCCGACTGAGCGATGCAGCCGGTGCGGGCGCGTGCCAGGGTCAGAACGTATGCATCACGCCGGCCGTGACGCCGGTCGCCGCGCTCTTGTTGGCCGCGCCCTGGTAGCCGCTGCGCCAGTTCGTGCGGTCCAGCTCGGCGTACAGCCGGCTGCGGCGCGACAGCTTGTATTCCGCGAACAGGATGGCGCGGGTATAGCCGTCGCCCTGCAGGCCGCTGCGGTCGCGATCGAGGCGGTACACCGACGCCGTCAGGTCGATGGCCGGGGTCGCGGCCCAGGTGCCGCCGACCGAATGCACGCGCTGCACGGTGCGTGCGGTGGCAGACGTTTCCGCCTTGCTTCGGCCGGTGTTCGCCGTGAGCTTGACGCTGCCGAACTGGTAGGCGACGCCCAGTGTGGCCGCGTCCAGCGCGAGCCCGGCGGGCGACTTGAAGTTCTGGTAGGCCCCGGACACGGTCAGGCCTCCCGCCGCATAGGCCAGGCCTGCGCCGCGGGAGGATTGCAGGCTGGCGCCCGCGGCGTTCTCGCCAAAGCCGTACATGGCCCGTGCAGTCACCGGGCCGAAGCGACCGACGTACTTGAGCGCGTTGTCGAGCCGGTAGGAGCCGTTGGTGGCGCCCGCGGGGCCGTACTCGGTGCCCAGGCCGTGGCTGCTGAGCGCGGTGGTGGCGATGTTCGGGTTGAAGGACGCGAAGCGCATGCCCACCGGATCGACGGGGCTGATGGCATCGGCCAGCAGGTTGGTCTGGCGGCCGGCGGTGACCGTGCCCCAGCCGCCTCCCAGCCCGACGATGGCCGCGCGGTCGAAAAACTTCGTGGCATTGGCCTGGGTGCCGGTATCGAGGTTCAGCCCGGTTTCCAGGTTGAACACGGCATGCAGGCCACCGCCCAGATCCTCGCGGCCGCGCAGGCCGAAGCGGCTGGTGTTGTCCACGCCGCTCGCGATGCCCGTGGCCGAGGTGGGGCTGGGCGCATTGGTCGCCGTCATGCCGGAGGTATGCCGTATGCCGAGATCGGCGATACCGTAGAGGGTGACGCTGCTTTGCGCGGAGGCCAGGAACGGCGCGCAGGCGGCTGCCGCCATCGCGATGCGGTGGAGTTTCATGGTGTGCTTTCAGGAAAACGGGCCGCGCAGCAACGCATCGCCGCCTGCGTGCATGCGCGGCGATGCATCCTGCGATGCCCCGCAGGCTCTTGGAGAAGGACAGGAGGCCGGAAGGGAAGGGCCGGGCACACCGGAAGTGCCCTCGATGCCCCGGGTTCCGTCAGGGCGCGATCAGCGGGCCGCAGCGGGCTCCATGCCGGTGCTGCGCACGATGGCCGCGGCCGCGGGGGCCGCCAGGAAGCGGATCAGGTGGCGCGCCGCCTCCGGCTCCGGCGAGCCGGTCGCCACGCCGGCCGAGAAGAACACGCGCTGCTGCACTTCGTCCGGCAGCGGGCCCACGAAATCCAGCTCCTTGAAGGGCAGCAGTTCGCTCACCTGCTGGAAGCCGATCTCGGCATCGCCGCGCAGCACGACGGCGCCGACCCGTTCGCTGTAGATCTTCTTGGCCTTGTCCTTGATCTGCTCGGCCACGCCCAGGCGCTGGAATAGCTCGGTGGACAGGTAGGTGCCGCTGGCGCTGGCCGAGTAGGCGATCGACCTGGCGTTCAGCAGGGTCTGCCGGAGGGCATCCACGGTGCTGATGTCTGGGCGGGGCGTGCCCTTGCGCACGCTCATGCCGATCATGGAGCGCGCGAGGTCCACGCGGCTGCCCGCCTGCACCTTGCCCTGCTCGATCAGCTTGTCCAGCGCCGAGTCGGCCAGGATCACGATGTCGAACTGCTCGCCCCGCGCCATGCGGCTGGGGATCGAGTCCGGCGCGTTGCCGATGGAGGCGCCGCGCGCCGTGGTGACCTTGTTGCCCGTGGCCTGCTCGTAGAGCGGCACGAGCTGGTCGTAGGCGGCCGAGAAGCCGCCAGAGGTGACGACGCGGATTTCCGCCGCCTGCACGGCCGACGGGGTCGCTGCGCCCAGGGCCAGGCCCAGCGTGAGGGCCGCGGCGCCCAGCAGCGAGCCCAGGGTGCGGCGGCGCAGGCCGGAGGCGGGCAGGGGTTTCGGAAGGGGGGCTTGCATGGTTTGTCTCCTTTTATGGTCTGTTCGAATCCGTCGTGCCAGCCGGCGTCAGTCCGCGGTGATGTTGCGCTCGCGGATGATGCGGGCCCATTTCTCGTTTTCCGCGGCGATGAACTTGCCCAGTTCCTCGCGGCTGCCGGGGGCGGCGGTCTGGCCGTGCTTGAGCAGGTTGTCGCGCACGTCGGGCGCGTTCAGCACCTTCACGAGTTCGGTGTTCCAGCGGTCCAGCAGCGCCTTGGGCGTCTTGCCGGGCGCCACGAAGGCGTACCAGTTGGTGGCGTTGAAGCCGGGGTAGGTCTCGGCGACGGTGGGCACGTTGGGCAGGTAGGCCGGGCGGGTCAGCCCGGTGGTCGCCAGGGCGACCAGCCTGCCGGATTCCAGGTGGGGCAGGGCCGTGGGCGGCGCCGCGTAGAACGAGGTGACGCGGTCGCCCAGCACGTCCTGCAGGGCCGGGGCGCCGCCCTTGTACGGCACGTGCACGGTGTTGATCTTCGCGATGTCGTTGAGCAGCTCGCCCGCCAGGTGGGAGGCCGATCCCGGGCCGGTGGAGGCGAAATCCAGCTTGCCCGGCTCCCGCTTGGTGCGGGCCACGAATTCGCCCAGGGTCTTGATGCCGGTGCTGGCCGGCACGACCAGCACGTTGGGGAAGGTCACGCCCATGGTGATGGGGGCGAGGTCCTTGAGCGGGTCGTAGCCGACCTTCATGAAGTGGGGAGAGATGCTCAGCGGCCCGATGGAGCCGAACAGCAGCATGGAGCCATCGGTGGGACCCTTGGCCACCTGGGCATGGGCAAGGTTGCCACCAGCGCCCGGCTTGTTGTCCACCACCACGGTCTGGCCGATGTTTTCGCCGAGCTTCTTGGCGATCACGCGCGCTGCGATGTCGGCGGAGCCGCCTGCCGCGAAGCCGACCACCAGCGTCACCGGCTTCTTCGGGGGGAAATCCTGGGCGCTCGCGGTGGAGGCGATGAGGGAAAGTCCGGCGGCCAATGCGGCGGCCACGGTCACGGTGCGTCTTTGCATGTTGTCTCCTGGTATCTGTCTCTGGGGCCGCTCAACTCGGCAAGACCGCCATGCTAGGGAGTCGGTAATATTCTGTGAATTGCAATTTACAGAGTGACTGTTGCATGCGACGCATCAAATTCGACATGGGCGAACTGATGGCCTTCGTGGCCACGGCTGAAAAGCAAAGCTTCCGGCTCGCGGCCGATGCGCTGTTCGTATCGCCTTCCGCGCTCAGCCGGCGCGTCGAGCGGCTGGAGGCGGCCGTGGGCGCCCAGCTGCTGGAGCGCACCACGCGCCACGTCGATCTGACCGCCGTGGGCCACGACTTCCTGCGCGAGGCCCAGGCCGCGCTGGCGGGGCTGGACGACGCGGTGCAGCGCGTGGGAGACCAACTGCAACGCCGCCGGGGGCGGGTGGCCATCGCCTGCATCCCGTCCGTCGCATCGAACCTGTTGCCTCCGATCCTGCGGGAGTTCGCGGCCGGCGAGCCGGAAGTCCAGGTGCATCTCGTGGAAGACAGCGCCCGGCAGGTGCTGGATGCCGTGGTGCGGGGCGACGTGGACTTCGGCCTGGGCTTCATGGGCAGCCAGGAGCCTGCGTTGCGGTTCGAGGCCCTGGTGCGGGAGCGCTATGTGCTGGCCATGCCGAGAAGCCACCCGTGGGCGGCGCGCGAGGCGATCGGCTGGCCGGAGCTGGCGGGGCAGCGCCTGGTGTCGGTGTCGCAGCAGAGCGGCAACCGGCTGCTGCTGGACCAGGCCGTGGCCGACCTGCCGGAAAAGCCCGTGGCCTGGCACGAATGCAACCACCTGTCCGGCACGCTGTCTCTGGTGGAGGCCGGGATGGGGCTCGCCGCCATTCCGCAACTGGCGCTGCGGCCGACCCATCCGGAACTCTGCGGCGTGCCGCTCACCGATCCCGCGGTGTGGCGTACGCTGGGGCTGCTGCAGCGGCGGGACCGCGTGCTGGGGACCGTGGCGGAAGCGTTGCGGAGACGGTTGGTGCAGGCGCACCGCGTGGCGTGAACCGGGACCGATGGCAGCGGGCATCGTGCATTGCCTCGCGCCGTGGAAACAGGAGCAGGCCCGGCACAACGAAAAAAGCCCAAGTAGTCGGACTACTTGGGCTTTGCATCTGGCGGAGAGGGCGGGATTCGAACCCGCGGTGGGGATTAGCCCACACACGCTTTCCAGGCGTGCGACTTAAACCGCTCATCCACCTCTCCGGAAGCCCGCAAGTATAGCAGTGATTCCGATGGCTACCCGCGAACTGGCGCAGGAATTTTTCGAGCAGTCGGTGGTGTCGTGCCGCGCCGCGGTCCGCGCTCAGGGCCGCTGCGTGCCCTGGACCATCTTCATGGCGGAGGCGATGAGGGTGGAGACCTCGGTCATGTTGCTGGGCACGACCAGGGTGGTGGTGGCGTCCGCGGCCACGCGGCTGTAGGCGTCCACGGCGCGCTCGGCCACCTTGAGCTGCACGGCCTGCTCGCCGCCTGGCTGGCGGATGGCGGCGGCCACGCGCTCGATGGCCTGGGCCGTGGCCTCGGCCACGGCGGTGATGGAGGCGGCCTCGCCCTGGGCGTTGTTGATCTGCGCCTGCTTCTCGCCCTCGGAACGGGCGATGAAGGCCTCGCGCTCGCCGGTGGCAATGTTGATCTGCTCCTGGCGGCGGCCTTCCGATGCGGCGATGAGGGCGCGCTTCTCGCGTTCGGCGGTGATCTGCTGCTGCATGGCGCGCAGGATTTCGTTGGGCGGGGTCAGGTCCTTGATCTCGTAGCGCAGCACCTTCACGCCCCAGTTGAGGGCGGCCTCGTCGATGGCGGCCACGACCTGCGCGTTGATCATGTCGCGTTCCTCGAAGGTCTTGTCGAGCTCCAGCTTGCCGATCACGCTGCGCAGGGACGTCTGCGCGAGCTGCGTGACGGCCATGATGTAGTTGCTCGATCCGTAGCTCGCGCGCATGGGGTCGGTGACCTGGAAGTAGAGGATGCCGTCCACCTGCAGCTGGGTGTTGTCGCGCGTGATGCAGACCTGGCTGGGGACATCCAGCGGGATTTCCTTGAGGCTGTGCTTGTAGGCGACGCGATCGACGAAGGGCACCAGGAAGTTGAGCCCGGGCGTGAGCGTGCCGGCGTACTTGCCCAGCCGCTCCTTGACCCAGGCGTTCTGCTGGGGCACGACCTTGATGGAGCGTGCGACGAAGATGCCGGCGATGATGAAGAGGATGAGGGCGATTTCCATGGAGTCCTTTGCTGCCCTGGAGCCGGGCGGAGAACGGGATTGAAGGAACCCTGCGCCGGGGCGCAGGCGGAAGGAAAAAAACGCGGGTGTGGCAATGCGGCCGGGTGGCCGGGCCGGAGGGCGTGGCGCGTGCCGCTCAGGCGGCCGCGTCCACCACCAGCCGGTTTCCGACCACCTCCGCCACGCGGTAGGTGCCGGGCAGGGCGGTGGCCGCGCCCGCCGGGCCGCTGCGCAGCACCACCGTCCACTGCGCGCCGCGGTAGCGCACCTGGGCCGTGCCGTCAGGGTTCCAGGCGGGCACCTGCACGGTTTCGCCGACGTCGAGGTTCACGTCGCGGTTGCTCGCGGCGGGCTGCACGGCGGCCATGCGGCGGCGGCGCAGCTGGTGGCAGGCAACGACGCCGCCCGCGCCCACGCAGGCGGCTGCCACGAGCTGCGTGGTGATCGGCAGGCCGGCGTGGGCCGCCAGTGCGCCGGCCACGAGGCCGACGGCCAGCATGAGCAGGTAGAAGGTGCCCGTCACGAGTTCGGCGGCGACCATCGCGCCGGCCATCAGCCACCAGAGGGTGGAATGCTGCATCACGGGTGTCCTCCTCGCATGTCCGTGCCCGGCGGAGCCGGTGCTTTCCCGTCCATTCTGGGTCA
Proteins encoded in this window:
- a CDS encoding Bug family tripartite tricarboxylate transporter substrate binding protein: MQRRTVTVAAALAAGLSLIASTASAQDFPPKKPVTLVVGFAAGGSADIAARVIAKKLGENIGQTVVVDNKPGAGGNLAHAQVAKGPTDGSMLLFGSIGPLSISPHFMKVGYDPLKDLAPITMGVTFPNVLVVPASTGIKTLGEFVARTKREPGKLDFASTGPGSASHLAGELLNDIAKINTVHVPYKGGAPALQDVLGDRVTSFYAAPPTALPHLESGRLVALATTGLTRPAYLPNVPTVAETYPGFNATNWYAFVAPGKTPKALLDRWNTELVKVLNAPDVRDNLLKHGQTAAPGSREELGKFIAAENEKWARIIRERNITAD
- a CDS encoding porin: MKLHRIAMAAAACAPFLASAQSSVTLYGIADLGIRHTSGMTATNAPSPTSATGIASGVDNTSRFGLRGREDLGGGLHAVFNLETGLNLDTGTQANATKFFDRAAIVGLGGGWGTVTAGRQTNLLADAISPVDPVGMRFASFNPNIATTALSSHGLGTEYGPAGATNGSYRLDNALKYVGRFGPVTARAMYGFGENAAGASLQSSRGAGLAYAAGGLTVSGAYQNFKSPAGLALDAATLGVAYQFGSVKLTANTGRSKAETSATARTVQRVHSVGGTWAATPAIDLTASVYRLDRDRSGLQGDGYTRAILFAEYKLSRRSRLYAELDRTNWRSGYQGAANKSAATGVTAGVMHTF
- a CDS encoding SPFH domain-containing protein translates to MEIALILFIIAGIFVARSIKVVPQQNAWVKERLGKYAGTLTPGLNFLVPFVDRVAYKHSLKEIPLDVPSQVCITRDNTQLQVDGILYFQVTDPMRASYGSSNYIMAVTQLAQTSLRSVIGKLELDKTFEERDMINAQVVAAIDEAALNWGVKVLRYEIKDLTPPNEILRAMQQQITAEREKRALIAASEGRRQEQINIATGEREAFIARSEGEKQAQINNAQGEAASITAVAEATAQAIERVAAAIRQPGGEQAVQLKVAERAVDAYSRVAADATTTLVVPSNMTEVSTLIASAMKMVQGTQRP
- a CDS encoding substrate-binding domain-containing protein, whose translation is MQAPLPKPLPASGLRRRTLGSLLGAAALTLGLALGAATPSAVQAAEIRVVTSGGFSAAYDQLVPLYEQATGNKVTTARGASIGNAPDSIPSRMARGEQFDIVILADSALDKLIEQGKVQAGSRVDLARSMIGMSVRKGTPRPDISTVDALRQTLLNARSIAYSASASGTYLSTELFQRLGVAEQIKDKAKKIYSERVGAVVLRGDAEIGFQQVSELLPFKELDFVGPLPDEVQQRVFFSAGVATGSPEPEAARHLIRFLAAPAAAAIVRSTGMEPAAAR
- a CDS encoding LysR substrate-binding domain-containing protein encodes the protein MRRIKFDMGELMAFVATAEKQSFRLAADALFVSPSALSRRVERLEAAVGAQLLERTTRHVDLTAVGHDFLREAQAALAGLDDAVQRVGDQLQRRRGRVAIACIPSVASNLLPPILREFAAGEPEVQVHLVEDSARQVLDAVVRGDVDFGLGFMGSQEPALRFEALVRERYVLAMPRSHPWAAREAIGWPELAGQRLVSVSQQSGNRLLLDQAVADLPEKPVAWHECNHLSGTLSLVEAGMGLAAIPQLALRPTHPELCGVPLTDPAVWRTLGLLQRRDRVLGTVAEALRRRLVQAHRVA
- a CDS encoding NfeD family protein — encoded protein: MQHSTLWWLMAGAMVAAELVTGTFYLLMLAVGLVAGALAAHAGLPITTQLVAAACVGAGGVVACHQLRRRRMAAVQPAASNRDVNLDVGETVQVPAWNPDGTAQVRYRGAQWTVVLRSGPAGAATALPGTYRVAEVVGNRLVVDAAA
- a CDS encoding Bug family tripartite tricarboxylate transporter substrate binding protein codes for the protein MTSFHSKAESRPFVAGRRQLLVAGAAAGGLGLWPGLAGAQAAWPSKSLRFVVPFAPGGSSEIVARSTAAELSRTLGQNVYVDNKPGAAGNIAMSEVARADDQHTIILGHIGTLAVNPYIFDRLPWSPKDFKPVSLLAKVPSLYVVHPDVPAKNLREFIAHAKRNPGKLSYGSAGNGSAGHLAFEYLKMTSEVFMLHVPYKGTGPMLTDLLSGRVDASAIGAAAIIPFIKSGKVRCIATGSAQRLPQLPDVPTVAEQGFPGFEMTQWYGMLAPASMSQDHIDKLAAETMKAVKAPESQRRLSGDAAEAIGGTPAQFAQFIAAEQERWKKVIARAQIKPD